A genomic region of Candidatus Thermoplasmatota archaeon contains the following coding sequences:
- a CDS encoding DUF4162 domain-containing protein, with product MNDPDFLIFDEPTSGLDPRTTHEVRGIVQSLTKKNITLILSSHLLHEVQQICDTVAIIDKGKLIKKDKISNLINETKAKGIQLTITCLNLTDEIVKTVEAVKGVEYVSAEGKNIVVYIRDEQVAADINAAIINAGGRITKMEESTPNLEEIFLKLTGGD from the coding sequence ATAAATGACCCCGACTTTTTGATATTTGATGAACCAACATCAGGACTTGATCCCCGTACAACTCATGAAGTGAGAGGTATTGTTCAATCGCTTACTAAAAAAAACATAACACTCATTCTTTCATCTCATCTGCTTCATGAAGTACAACAAATATGCGATACGGTTGCAATCATAGACAAAGGCAAACTTATTAAAAAGGACAAGATTAGTAATCTGATAAATGAAACAAAAGCAAAGGGTATTCAACTCACAATTACCTGCTTGAATCTTACCGATGAAATCGTTAAAACAGTCGAAGCGGTAAAGGGCGTTGAATACGTGAGTGCAGAGGGAAAAAATATTGTCGTTTACATCCGCGACGAACAAGTGGCAGCAGATATTAACGCTGCAATAATAAATGCTGGAGGGAGAATCACAAAGATGGAAGAATCAACGCCAAACCTCGAAGAAATATTTCTTAAACTAACTGGAGGGGATTAA